In Zhongshania sp. R06B22, the DNA window TTACCTTACCTACTTTCTTAGAATTAGGCGTGCCCGATCCGCTCTTAACACCAGCGGCCTTCTTCAGCAAGAACGATGCTGGCGGCGTTTTGGTGGTAAAGGTAAAACTACGATCCGAATAGACTGTAATAACGACAGGAATTGGCATGCCGCTTTCAAGGCTTTGGGTTGCAGCATTGAATGCTTTACAGAATTCCATGATATTCACACCGTGCTGACCTAATGCAGGACCAACTGGTGGACTTGGGTTTGCTGCACCAGCAGCAACTTGCAGCTTTATATAAGCCTGTACTTTCTTAGCCATTTCACTTCTCCATTTGGGTAGTAACGCCCCGCAAAAACGAAGCTCCCCTCGACAGCTTACGCTGACCTAAAACATCGAACTCAGGACTTTTCTACTTGCCCAAAGTCCAACTCAACTGGCGTAGAACGCCCGAAAATCAGTACCGCAACGTGCAAACGGTTTTTCTCGTAATTCACTTCTTCTACAACACCATTGAAATCATTAAACGGTCCATCAATGACACGGACCATTTCACCGGGTTCAAACAATGTCTTGGGCTTAGGCTTGTCGCCGCTTTCAACCCGCTGCAGAATTGCATTCGCTTCTTTTTCAGTAATCGGGGCGGGTTTATCTGCCTTGCCGCCGATAAAGCCCATTACGCGCGGCGTCTCTTTCACTAAATGCCACGTGTCGTCTCCGAGCTCCATCTGTATTAGGACGT includes these proteins:
- the nusG gene encoding transcription termination/antitermination protein NusG, encoding MTKRWYVVHAYSGYEKKVALALQERIELSGFAERFGDVLVPTEEVVEMRGGQKRKSERKFFPGYVLIQMELGDDTWHLVKETPRVMGFIGGKADKPAPITEKEANAILQRVESGDKPKPKTLFEPGEMVRVIDGPFNDFNGVVEEVNYEKNRLHVAVLIFGRSTPVELDFGQVEKS
- the rplK gene encoding 50S ribosomal protein L11 produces the protein MAKKVQAYIKLQVAAGAANPSPPVGPALGQHGVNIMEFCKAFNAATQSLESGMPIPVVITVYSDRSFTFTTKTPPASFLLKKAAGVKSGSGTPNSKKVGKVTRAQLEEIATIKMADLTASDMEAAVRTIAGSARAAGIEVEGV